From the genome of Watersipora subatra chromosome 9, tzWatSuba1.1, whole genome shotgun sequence:
GTATTTCATATCATACACAGTGCTCATGGTATAAAATTCAAGATATCACCAAAATATAGTAACTCTTTGAATGGTATTGATAAACATAGGAGACTTTCACTTATATAGAAGCACAGGGGTGCGCGAAATAAACTCGACCCatttgttgaaaaattaaaattcccATTTTCAAgattgttactcattgtgaatttaatcaatagccataaattatatattaaattaatccttgTTTTGTCCCAACTTTGAATACTTAACCAAATGGCTGAAAAgttatgtttttgaatgattacgTAGACTAAAATCTGAAGATTTCATTTTTGTAATGGTTGAAGATACCAATCTGCACCAATGTGATCAAACCAAATACATTTTTTTGGTTATTCCAAATCTTATATAGTTTATTTCGCACatcaatgtttatttatataaattttctaTTGGTGCAACCAGACTTGCGAGTACAAGAAGCCTCTGtgatgatatacatatacacggCTTTTTGACGCAATAAAAATATGGAAACCAAAAATGTATTCTACATTTGatgaacatatataaagtaaCCAGGTGCTGCTTTGATCGCGCCACCCTATGGTTCGATAGACAGCTAAAAACCATCGCAAGATAACCATCAAAGAGAAACTTTCAACGAAGAGATCCACAGGCTATGAGAAGAATTGTAGAACTATGATGAAAAcagataaattttaatatatataagtattaattatataatataattaatacttaTATAACAGATATACTTATAATAACAGATAACAaagaaaaatgctttctttGTTCCTATTATTCATTCCTAAATGGCTCACAAAAGAGCCGAGGATATTGTTGAGTTGCTGGCCACTACACTTCCTTCTTAAAGTAGTCTTAGATTTACAAAACTCAAGTTTGTAAAAGCTAGGTTACGGACGAATcttatttcaataaaaaatgacaaacttatattataaaatgaGAAATTGATTGGAGATGGAAAGATGCAAAAAATACAGCAAACTGAATGATCTTGTCAGCCCTGACCGCTCTCGTtaatgatatacagtcaaacatggataactcgtccacggatagctcgaacacatggttaattcgaacatttcctttggtccgttcccacgtaatgataaattgctatagataactcgaactcaacactgttaattcgaactgtttttttgcccaacagctaccgaaacggtcgttttcgctttagaaaatcactttattcaaagccatagaggtaaacttcatcttttcgtaattcataagcgtcgttattaccaccatcggcaaaatatttttgtcaacgacttttctaaaagtttggtgaaacttgatttatactgcgatacgatgaatagcacgggctagccgggtcacgcgcgcaagaattttcgccacgcacatacaaaacaaaaatcgcatgttattttgtatgtgcgtggcgaaaatccttgagtgcgtgactcggctagcccgtgatgaatagttttccgacgttgattccgtgttgaatcaacgtcggaatgttgaatgtttaaaacgttttaaaaaatgttgtaattaaacgtatacgttgtccgagctacaaaaaactattcatcgtttgacctaaacacagaatacgtgtgtacattcaataagtatctattaaaaaagcgtgagtgatatacaatgtaccgtaaaacctcgtaaaacttctaattgaactgcctcggagtgttgctcttaacgaatcccaggtaaagtaaggtaatctgcataaacttcaagaaaaaacggcaaaattgatcgtgggtaaaaccccaaaagaaaaaaatgtcttttcttttgagcatttcaacaacgatcaagttttgccaatgtcaatctgaaaaacgtcctgccaataacatcacctcaaacaacaaaccaatctcaagtgatagaaaaatctctatactttttcatgaaaacgctttaaactttacattagaagcatttaatttgaaacaagccatttgtgcttttgatttatattatagtttgtatatgtacatgtatctactaataaataagtaaatatatggacttgtgacagtgctctgataacttgaacgctctgataattcgaacacttttgctcggtcccttgaagttcgagttatccatgtttgactgtactatgCGTCACCGTTAAAAAGCCGAAAGACGACTTTAGTCAATAGAACTCCTCACCTTGTAGGTTAGAACTAGTGACATCATGCTGTTTCGAACAATAACCTTGGCAGCGTGAATAATATGGAACTGCAACAGGAGTCATTCTGGGAGGGACTCGTGCCACGATGGGTGTAAGATGAGGTGTTACGGAAGGTACATGAGCAAATATAGTCTGTGATTGCATATATGGTGTGATAAACTGTGTCCCAGTTTGTTGAAATGTGGATGGTATCCGTGATAAAGTGTAGGAAGAGTCTTGTACTGTGTGAGGCTGGTATTCGGTTGCAGACCAACTATACTGATTGGATGTGTTTCCATAGGTCATTTCCAAAGCCTCTAATGGTAGCTGATGGTGAATACCTTTATTATCATTTGCGGTGCTATAAATAATGCATAATTaattatacataataatataatacataacaataataattaatgtaAGCCAAAATATGAAAGAAATGCCATTTGAAGCCATTAGATGCAGCCATTAAAACCGCAATACCTACTTTAATGCAAAATTAGGTTTTAAtgcactgtttccatgatgtggatgatgcagatttggagttgtgcccaCACAGTGTTATTGTGCGATAAGTATTTCCATGGAAATTCGCATGTTGTATAGATAAACATGGGCGCTTTGTTACAAAGAAATTTTACGCCACCAGTCATAGCGGCTCATTCAGAACTGCTCCAACTGAAGTAAGACCAACTGAAGCGtaaataatggttaaaatagAATAGCTTGCACTGCACTTTCTTgagcatcattcgcaagcatcgaatatttggtaaaactttGTGAGTAAAAAACTTGTTTGACTTGCGGATTTTTGTCAACTTGTAGATTAACCTCATCATAGAAACATAGTAACATAGAAACATAGTAACATAGAAACATAGTAACATAGAAACATAGTAACATAGAAACATAGAAACATAGTAACATAGAAACATAGAAACATAGTGTAGTGTTATGAGGTGTAACATCAAATGTGTGATCAGGAATCCACTATACCAAATCTTGACAAAAATGGATGATCAGTACATTTACATGAATATGATGAAACCCACCTATATGCCATGCTGGGCCTACTTGAGAGGTCAGGTTCATACTTTACACTGCCTTCAGTCCCTGTCACGTATATAGCTAAAACAAAGGAAGTATGACATACAATAGTCGAGATTTCACGACTCATAGAAGTGTCTAAGCTGTCTTTGAATGCTTACCTTTGCTCAGGGACTCAAAAAATTTCGAACGAATAAAGATTGGATGACAAGTGCAAaatttgcaaatatatatacacccGTAGATTTCAGAGTTGTGCCAATAATTTTAAAGAAGTTAGACCATAATTTGTTCTATATGATTTtgtatgaaaaataaaattgttggtTTCAAAGATGACAACTCTTTGTGAAAtgaacattattatatatttatatactaagAACTATTATATTACCATTACTATATAGGCTATACTAAAATATCAGATATATATTATGCTTGACAGTAGTATATCGTACCAAATGATAGTACATAATGGCCTTTTTTACCCGTCACGTTTACAAAGGATAGCTTTCAAATTAGCAAGCAAAACTAGACATCTCACCGCCTtcagaatttttttaataaaaaaaacaacataaaaataactaaaCTGTCAACTAACCTGTCATTCATCCCCACAACTGATACGAAACTGACAGAATTTGAGTGAACATGGCAAAAAAGATGTTCGTTACAAACATCAATGAACAGCTTTGTTAAAATTAATACTTATAGCGTACACTGTGTTTGTTGTGGGAAGACATCCTGAACTAAATTATTTGATGTTGAATTGGAAAGAGGTCCAAGCCCTTCCCtcaattcattatttgtttgCGCTGCAACAAAAACAAACCTACAACATCAAAGCAATAGCTGCTCACCAATGAGATGATATTTGAGATTCTCTTTTGCATTCATGTGATTTGTATCAGTGTAACGACTCATGCCAATTGCCTGGAGTGTGCAAAATAAGGTAAGCTACAGAAGCAAACAAAACCTTGATGAGAAAGCTCAGAGTAAAATACACTTACCTGTAGTTGGTTCATCATATACCGAGAGGGTATGATACTGTTCCGTTCCTAGGTTTTCAAAAAGTGGGTCTTCTGATATTTCATCTAACACCCTATTAAGGAGGTCATTTGAAAATTCTGGTAAAAGCGGGAGCTCCCCTGTCTCTTCCATGGCTGTCTACGATGAAAAGGCATATTAATTTGCCCCGCAAAGAGTTTCCATTACTTCAAAACAAGAGAAAAATAATCATACAGGCACCTAAAATAAAAGATGATAACTCTCGAAAAAGGCTTTAATTAATAGCATTTAAGCTGCATTTTGTAAAAAGCTCTGTTTTAACCTTGAAAGGCAACTTGAAAATCCTAAGTGACCACCTGATGAGAGCAAATTTACGCATGTgagaaacaaatttgtagtgaATTGACTAACAGAAAAgtacttttttatattttataccacgcacacatatatgtatagatacatacatatgtatacatatatatacatatgcacacATATGTATGCACACATCTATATATGGGTGTGTCCATAAATAACAATTtgacatttagagttatttgataCCACTACCCATGCACATTTACAGAAGATgcgtaaatgatgggacatCACAAATGTCCGAAatggtgaaataaaaattaGTGACTTCAGATGCTAGTAACGTTTCACAAGTTTCATATAACTCTGATTACATTAAGTTTGAATTGTCATTCTCTAGACCAACTACTTACTATGCAGAGTTGGTTCTATATTGATCGAAAATCCGTCTCATATGATTTATCATGATGATGTTTCATTACACTGTCGTAAATGGGTAAACGGTCATTTTAGCAGGATCAGATTCATAAAGTAGCCATGATTCATAAAGTATTCATAATACGCAAAGCGACCATGATCATGCAGATAAATATTAAAAGAGCATAAATGGACTGATACACCAACCCCAGACAGAAACGATAAAACGATTGAACATCTGTGTGTAAACAAAACCTCTAGTCTCCTTCTTTGATGCAACCAAACCTCAATTGTTTGAATCGAAGGAGAAAGACTGAGTGGAAAGAAAACTCCAGGATACAGAGCCGATCAAATACATGTTGAGCTGTTGAACATAATAACTGGAGAGTGCTGCAGAATAGATGTTTATTCATAGAATAtcatttttataacaaatataccATATGACTCATTGTTTGTGATTTGTGTTTGAGGTTtgcttgcaaaaaaattcacattacagttatttggtatcaaaaggttcaccatgtttcactctgctgtgttgtaggtgcaaaatatgtgaaaatgtgattacaagctcttaaaagctcaaaaacgaacaattaatcgcagctATCATGAAAACGTCGTAGTTTGAAATCTCTGGAAACTCCCAAACATCTTTGTAAAAGGAAAAAAGACCTAGATATGCTCAGAGAGTTTGTATTTCAGGTTTCAGACTGGCAACAGACAACTCGGTACTCAACTGACTCATACAGGTAGACTATGCAATACACATGCAGAAAAGACTCTATGAAAATTATATCAGATCTACAATCTCTACCTGCTGCGGACTCAATACTAGCTGTTTCTGTTGAGGCAttcataaataaaagtaaacCAAATAATAACAAGTTGCAAGGTCatgaaaaatgtattaaagtgaGCTACTTATTAAACCTGAAACAATTTTGGAGTGCCTTAAACACACATTTGCAGCAATAACAGAAGCGAAGCAGCCTACTGAAAGTCAGCTAATGTCATGACAATCCAAAACAACCTATAAGACATGACTTCAAGTTACAGGCCTCATCTTTCAAAGAATGATTGAACACAGTTTGCTCCACCACATACATCCCTTTCGAGGCAGCCTGTTCAAGTAAGTTCAATACAGTTTAAGAGAAGGACTCTCTTGTGCAACCAAACTCTGTTCTATTTGTCGTCATCCAGCTTAGGCACGCGAATGTTCATACCAAACAAATGCAGACATTAAATTTCATAAACCTACAAGCCTACTCATATGAAAAATCTAAAATATAGATAagctaaataatatatttaaacctTCCGGGCAGATGAATCCAGTGAATTGTGGTGAATGTAAAACATTTGCGAAATATCAGTGACCTCATGAGTTGTATAAGCTCAGTGCTATGCCTCACCTTATttctaatatatatagtttactgGACTGTAATGCTAGTCTATATGCAGACGATATCCAGCTAAATAATGGAGTCAACATCAATTCTTTCTATGTGGTCTATTATgggaaaaattattttcattacaGAAGATACTGATGGATTCATTTAGTGACAAGTTTATGCAAGTGAGGGGCAGTCTTCGTCACCATTTTGACAAAACCAGTAACTAGGTGCCCTAATGCAATCTAATACACAAAGTGATAACTATATTACAACATAGATTAACTGTGCACACAGGGTGATTGGCAGTCAATCTATCTTCGGGCCTATTGCTCTGTCTGTTGACCAATACCCAAATATGGAAACTGCTTATCAGATCCTGCTGACAAACCTTCTACATAAGCCATCAAACAAGTTATGCACAAAGTGAGTGtgctttataaaaaaacatcaaatgaATATGTAAGAAGGTCACAAACTATAACAGTTTATTCAAATTGAATGCGAAGTCATTCAGCCCACCCACACAGTAATCGACCAATGAAACGCTACTGCACTAACAGGTCAGAATGAGACCACTTCACTAATTACATGCCACCTTGATCTGTAAGATCACAGAAAAAACTAACACAAATCAAACAGCTTGTGACAAAAGCATGTGTGTAGGCACAAGTAGCGGGCGAAGATACATCACAAAAATTAACTAAACATGAAGGCCCCGATGAAGCGAACTAGGAACTTATGAAGAATGGCATCAACTTCTAACATGTAAAATCTATGATTACCAACTGACTTTACACGGTAAGTGACTTAACATAAGAAAACTAGTCTACATAGAAGTCTGCCAGCCAACGTGGTGGCCGTTGATCATGCAAAAGCATTTTTTGAGTATTGTCATGTTCAACATCAGTGTTTTCACGCCATTCTTCACCCATACTATTGTGACTTTCACTTTACATTACCCATGTTATCATGAAATTCTCTAcccatattattatcattttcaCCTCCATCACCTAGAAATGGCTCATCCTGCGTGTGACAAACATCTATGTTACCCGTGAGTTCAACACCCGAATGGCTACTGTTGTCATTATCTGTAGAAATATTACTAGGGTTTCATCAAGTGAATTGTATATGGCAGTTTGACGGGCAGTGCTTTTAACTTCCATTTGCAGTGATTGActgtaatatgtacagtactatGTCAGCAATTGTGCTCTCTTGAGTGCTTTTAACTTCCATTGCAGTGATTGACagtaatatgtacagcactatGTCAGCAATTGTGCTCTCTTGAGTGCTTTTAACTTCCATTGCAGTGATTGACtgtaatatgtacagcactatGTCAGCAATTGTGCTCTCTTGAGTGCTTTTAACTTCCATTTGCAGTGATTGACagtaatatgtacagcactatGTCAGCAATTGTGCTCTCTTGAGTGCTTTTAACTTCCATTTGCAGTGATTGACtgtaatatgtacagcactatGTCAGCAATTGTGCTCTCTTGAGTGCTTTTAACTTCCATTTGCAGTGATTGAcagtaatatgtacagtactatGTCAGCAATTGTGCTCTCTTGAGTGCTTTTAACTTCCATTTGCAGTGATTGActgtaatatgtacagtactatGTCAGCAATTGTGCTCTCTTGAGTGCTTTTAACTTCCATTGCAGTGATTGACagtaatatgtacagcactatGTCAGCAATTGTGCTCTCTTGAGTGCTTTTAACTTCCATTGCAGTGATTGACagtaatatgtacagcactatGTCAGCAATTGTGCTCTCTTGAGTGCTTTTAACTTCCATTTGCAGTGATTGActgtaatatgtacagtactatGTCAGCAATTGTGCTCTCTTGAGTGCTTTTAACTTCCATTGCAGTGATTGACtgtaatatgtacagcactatGTCAGCAATTGTGCTCTCTTGAGTGCTTTTAACTTCCATTTGCAGTGATTGActgtaatatgtacagtactatGTCAGCAATTGTGCTCTCTTGAGTGCTTTTAACTTCCATTGCAGTGATTGActgtaatatgtacagtactatGTCAGTAATTGTGCTCTCTTGAGTGCTTTTAACTTCCATTTGCAGTGATTGActgtaatatgtacagtactatGTCAGTAATTGTGCCCTCTTGCCACGAAGTTGTGCACATTGCTTTAGCCGGCTTCACATAAACTGTGTCACCCAAGTTATAAGAACTGGCGGAGTGTGAATTGCTAACAATGTTAGCTATAGTTATTCCAGGTAATGGAGTAGCGTAGCTATAGAGTAAATTTGTAGGCATGTTGCCCCCTTCATTTGgagtattattatagtaaaaaaccACTTGCTCTATGCTATATTCTGTATGTATGTCCATTGCCATTCTTTTGATTGTCCTATGATTCCATTCCATCAACCCCATTGCCTGATGTTCCGTATACACAGCTGAATATGTGCATCACATTCCATCTTTGCATGAGGCAAACCGAGAGCTCTTGAAACACGATTCACTATCAAAGAGCATCTCTGCTGGGACACCTCTTTCTCTAAATATCCGTACTAGCCTTGTTATCACAGCTTTACTAGTCCTTGTGCAACTAACCCATTGTTCAACAGGTGATTTTGCACTAGCGCAGTCGCCACAATACTCTCATTGACCATTATGTTATTGATATAGTGGTCAGTTCCACGATCAATGGGTTCATCAAGAGACAACACTCGAGCCAGAACTTTAGACATGATTTATGATGCAATGTTTAATCTGAATGCCATTTGTGTCATAACATACAACACATCATGGTATCCAACTGCTTgaaatcttttgcaaaccttgcTCTACATGCAGCTGCAAGAACGCCTTCTTGAGATCCGATATGCTAGCATTTACATCTAGCATTCACCACTCATGAGTTTTCTTTTGGCACATACCAACATCAGCTCCAGGATGGctgttattataatttttgGGCTCTTTGCTGAAACCCATCACTGGTCAGATCTTCCTTGGTTTATTGGGTTGCATGGCAGCTATTAGTAGTATGACCCTATACCACTAATCTTCTGCAACTTAGCAGCCAACTCCAATTTATCACACCAGCCTCTAAATGTAAATATGGGTAGTTGGTATTTTCATTGTGCGGTGCAATGAGGATACCAACTCAGTTTCCTAAGTTGCTATACTCATTGCCCCACACCAGATCGAATAATTTCACTGCCATACAAGCTATTTCATTAAAACAAACTAGTAATATGGCAGTTGAATTATCTGATATTTGCGGTGCTGTGAGGATAGCAACTCATTAGACTTTAGTGACTGGCATGATAAATTTAGCCGTTTAAAAGCAATTGTCAGAGGAAACCAAGGATTATAAGTTGATCACAACTCCGATGCTAATAGCATTTCCTGTACACAAATTTCAGTGCTTATGATCAACTGTGAGGGAGAGTGCTAAAAGAAGAGACAGTGCATGTTTACTTGGCTGACGTACATCAATTGGCTGCGCTGATGGGTCAAGAACAAGCTGACCCCTACTGAAATGTGCATTTATGTCAAGAATACTGGCAGATATCTCAGCACAGCTGAAATCTGTCAGTTTGGTGGAAAAGCTTGAACTTGATGACTTGGTGACTCATGCAAGAACAATGCTGTCAACGAAAGGtaaaataaaaggaaaataacCAGGGGGTCATCTTAGACGCTGGGATCAGTTAGAGCATATTAGCAGGGAAACGCAATTGGGGAATGTCATCAGCATGGATGTCTCTTCTAACACCTAAAAGTAATCGACCAGTATTACTCAGTTTCCATTATTCTGCTCAGTACTGGTATCCAAGCATTGGTAGACACTGGGTGTAAGAAATCTGTTGAGTTACAGTCTGTTGCTCAGCAGTTGAATCTGGCAGCTATTGGTCCACAATGTGAGGTGAAAACATTGAATGGACAAGTCACTACGTGCATGAGAGAAAATGTGGTGCCAAGGTATATGGGCTGCAATTAACAGATTTACGTTGCTTGGTAGCACCTAAGCTGGTAGGCAACTATGAAATGATTGTGGGTGTAAATGCCATTGATAAGCTTGGTGGTGTAACTGTCAGAGACCACGGAACAATATCTTTCAACATCACTGGCTGGGCAACATTAAATAAGAATAAAGGAGTTGCGAACTCACCAAATATTGAGAGATGtaaaagtgtagtaaaagaggACAACGATTTTTGTGCATGTTTTGATGCCATTAATTGGACTATATCATGAAATTGGAAAAGTGAAGGGCAGAAATAGCTTGTAAGAAGGTCACACTTATAATAGTTGATCAAAATTCAATGCGAGAACAACACAGTATGCGCAGtaattgaccaatgaaattCTGCCGCACTAACAGGTCTGAACAAGCCCAACTCACTAACTACAAGAGATATGACATAGAACTGGACTAGCATCTTCCAGTTGATAATATTTTCACATGAAAACAATGACCAGCCTTCATCATCTGATAACCTTGACAACCTACAGTCAACAAAACACCTGTTATCACAACCTTTGGTCCTAGACAAGGAAAACCAACAGCTACATTATTTATGGCTCTTGAACACAACCACAACAATTTCTTGCCATAAACCTGTGAAACGATTAATGCAACTACACATATGTCATGAAATCAGTTGCTTGCTAATACATAACTCCTATCAACCTACAAAGCTCTAAACAAACGAATCTCAAATGTGGCATGAGTCATTTTCCCCAATTTGGGCATTGTACTGTTTTTCACAGAAGAGCAGTCTGCAGCCTCGAAAGCAAAACGTGTTATCAAACATCGGCATCCAAGTCAAGCCACTAATTCAGGCCACTAGGTGCAATATTAAGGCTACAGATCTTGGCCTTACGAGCCAAGCAAGCGTGACCGATTATATTGAATGTCTTACTAAAAACTAACACCATTAAACACTTGTAGGTTTTGGTTGTACAACCAATGTGAAACAATTCATATTCAAACATGCAGTATTATGTAAGCACTACTGACAAGCACATTATTTTGATTTAAAGGCTGTCAAGAAGTTAATAGCCAATGGTAAATAAACGTAAGAACAGCAACAAAATATCATAAATGCATTGTCGTGATTGCGTACTTATTTATTCCTAGACTTATTTACCTGCCACAAAAGAGAACAATAATTTCAGATAGCGATAGATTTCAGGATAATTAAAATCTGCTATTTTGACAAAGTTGTTGCGCAGTTAATGGTAGAGAAATATAGGTCCTAGTTAAAACCTTCTCGCTGAAGGAATGAAATAAAATGAGCCCTACGTTCCTAATCACGCCATCCTTCTCACTTTCACAAGTTGTCAGTTTTCTATAAAAGACAAGACAACTTCGATAGAGATAAAGCATTAAAATTTCCCAACGCATGCTTTACCTTATTGGCACAGTTtattggagttgttctctttctTTATCAAAAGCTCGGGctacaaattattaatttatagcgACACTTTATAGCGACACTTCATAGTGACACTTCCAAATAAGTCGTAACGGAATGGTGCAGATGAGTTAGAATTATTTTAGTGACTCAAACTCGCTCGTTTGTGAGTTCATGTGCtgaatttttttcaaagctTACACACGACAGATAATTCCAAGTTATAAATAGGATGATTAAATTATTTACATGACACTGATGGGAAAGAATAGAAAtatcaaaatatgtttttattgtatTCAATTAGACAAGTTACCCGTGATTGCTGCTGTATTATATCGGCTACGGTTTTAACtgcaataattaaataaatgtttgaTCTAATTGGACCTACGAAATTTGGTTCTTGCTGCAAATGTTCTTATCGTTAATTATAAGTTTTTGTACCTCGCTTCGAATTATGGAAATAGTAGTTCAGAATCAGAATGGAGTTTTCTCACTAAGATCCTCCATATGAAGCAACAAGCGCGAGAACTCATTTATCAATATGCTGTGGTGATTAATGATAGTATTGGATTATCCCACCAATTAATCTTACAACTGTTAGGGATCAGCTCAAGTTTATTCTCA
Proteins encoded in this window:
- the LOC137404568 gene encoding uncharacterized protein; the encoded protein is MEETGELPLLPEFSNDLLNRVLDEISEDPLFENLGTEQYHTLSVYDEPTTAQTNNELREGLGPLSNSTSNNLVQDVFPQQTQSIYVTGTEGSVKYEPDLSSRPSMAYSTANDNKGIHHQLPLEALEMTYGNTSNQYSWSATEYQPHTVQDSSYTLSRIPSTFQQTGTQFITPYMQSQTIFAHVPSVTPHLTPIVARVPPRMTPVAVPYYSRCQGYCSKQHDVTSSNLQGSLLSVASGSNNRTQCSSHSYQESGEEHLTRPKEPFLHLISQAILSSKERKMKLPEIYRWFANKHPFYRSGRGNQSSWQNRMSLRKETLTCPEVRRGG